The proteins below come from a single Chryseobacterium sp. MA9 genomic window:
- a CDS encoding glycosyl transferase family 1 produces MEQKKILIITYYWPPAGGPGVQRWLKFAKYLPDFGWKPIIYTPENPSYPLLDETLMKDVPENIEMVRTKIWEPYQLAEKLNKSNKKFKAGQFDVGKNQSWKSRLSIWVRGNFFIPDARVFWVKPSIKFLEKYLKENNIDTIVTSGPPHSLHLIGLGLKNKIPDLKWIADFRDPWTEISYYKHLKLTKSSDKKHRQLESAVFKNANITLATSYTDAENFRKAGANSICITNGFDESDSGESIKGQMGKAFTLSYIGVLEQLRNPENLWKALDELVKENAEFATDFKLKFVGRIDDKILQSLENSSLKNHILNLGYLAHGKAVEEMQNSDLLLITNFPNESSKGIIPGKIFEYLASGKQILSFGPDRADVAKILEETQAGKHFSYQDTETVKKFILDKFNLWKEGRLLENTQHIEQFSRKNLTRQLTEVLK; encoded by the coding sequence GGCTGGAAACCCATTATCTACACTCCGGAAAATCCAAGCTATCCATTGCTGGATGAAACCCTGATGAAAGATGTTCCTGAAAATATTGAGATGGTAAGAACCAAAATCTGGGAACCTTATCAATTGGCAGAAAAACTAAATAAAAGCAATAAAAAATTTAAAGCCGGACAGTTTGATGTAGGAAAAAATCAAAGCTGGAAATCCAGACTTTCAATCTGGGTGCGAGGTAATTTTTTCATTCCTGATGCCAGAGTTTTTTGGGTAAAACCTTCTATTAAGTTTCTGGAAAAATACCTAAAAGAAAATAACATAGATACGATTGTAACTTCTGGTCCTCCCCACTCGCTTCATCTGATTGGCTTAGGACTTAAAAATAAAATACCTGACCTGAAATGGATTGCCGATTTCCGTGATCCATGGACAGAAATTTCTTATTACAAACATCTGAAACTAACCAAAAGTTCAGATAAAAAGCACCGCCAGCTTGAAAGTGCTGTATTTAAAAATGCGAACATCACTCTGGCAACAAGCTACACTGATGCAGAAAACTTCAGGAAAGCAGGAGCCAATTCCATTTGTATTACGAATGGATTTGATGAAAGTGATTCTGGGGAAAGTATAAAAGGACAAATGGGCAAGGCATTTACACTAAGTTATATTGGCGTTCTGGAGCAACTCAGAAATCCTGAAAACCTTTGGAAAGCACTTGATGAGCTGGTGAAAGAAAATGCTGAGTTTGCCACTGATTTTAAGTTGAAATTCGTTGGAAGAATAGATGATAAAATCCTACAGTCCCTTGAAAACTCAAGTCTGAAAAATCATATTCTGAACCTTGGATATCTTGCTCATGGAAAAGCGGTAGAAGAAATGCAGAATTCAGATTTGCTTCTAATTACCAATTTCCCGAACGAATCTTCAAAAGGAATTATCCCCGGAAAGATATTTGAATATCTGGCTTCAGGAAAACAAATTCTGTCATTTGGTCCCGATAGAGCTGATGTTGCAAAAATTCTGGAAGAAACGCAGGCAGGAAAACATTTCAGTTATCAGGATACAGAAACAGTCAAGAAGTTTATTCTTGATAAATTCAACCTTTGGAAAGAAGGCCGTCTTCTCGAAAACACTCAGCATATAGAACAGTTCTCAAGAAAAAATTTAACCCGTCAGCTGACTGAAGTTTTGAAATAA
- a CDS encoding YpdA family putative bacillithiol disulfide reductase: MEMLDILIIGAGPIGLNCALEAQKNNLSHLIIEKGTIVNSLYNYPLYMRFFSTAEKLEIDEIPFISTAPKPGRQEALEYYQGIARQKKLNINLYEKVLGVSKNNDFFEIKTTKANYLAKNVVIATGFYDIPNLMNIPGENLPKVKHYYTEPYPYAKQKILVVGSSNSAVDAALETYRKGAEVTMIIRHSEISKSVKYWVKPDIENRIAEGSIKAHFNAEMIEIKDNAVIFKDKNGEIHEIDNDFVLAMTGYLPDFDFLRNSGIELSGDCLNPFYNLETMETNIPNLYLAGVVCGGKDTHLWFIENSRIHANMIISTILSKS; the protein is encoded by the coding sequence ATGGAAATGTTGGATATTCTCATTATCGGGGCCGGGCCAATCGGTTTGAACTGTGCCCTTGAAGCTCAAAAAAATAATCTTAGTCATTTAATCATAGAAAAAGGAACCATTGTCAACTCTCTGTACAATTATCCTTTATATATGCGTTTTTTTTCCACTGCAGAAAAACTGGAGATTGACGAAATTCCATTTATTTCGACTGCTCCCAAACCGGGAAGACAGGAGGCGTTAGAATATTATCAGGGAATTGCCAGACAAAAAAAACTTAATATCAATCTGTATGAAAAGGTGCTGGGTGTTTCAAAAAACAACGATTTCTTTGAGATAAAAACAACCAAAGCAAACTATCTGGCCAAAAATGTAGTAATCGCTACCGGATTCTATGATATCCCCAACCTCATGAATATTCCCGGCGAGAACCTTCCAAAGGTCAAGCATTACTACACTGAACCTTATCCTTATGCAAAACAGAAAATTTTAGTTGTAGGATCAAGTAATTCTGCGGTAGATGCAGCCCTGGAAACCTATAGAAAAGGTGCTGAAGTAACTATGATTATTCGTCATTCTGAGATTTCCAAAAGTGTAAAATACTGGGTGAAACCGGATATAGAAAACAGAATTGCAGAAGGCAGCATTAAGGCTCATTTTAATGCAGAAATGATCGAAATTAAAGATAATGCCGTTATTTTTAAAGATAAAAACGGAGAAATTCACGAAATCGACAATGATTTTGTGCTGGCCATGACAGGTTATCTTCCTGATTTTGATTTTCTGAGAAATTCAGGTATTGAGCTCAGCGGAGACTGCCTGAATCCATTTTACAATCTTGAAACTATGGAAACCAATATTCCCAACCTCTATCTTGCAGGAGTTGTATGCGGCGGAAAAGATACTCATCTCTGGTTCATTGAAAACTCAAGAATTCATGCTAATATGATCATTAGTACAATACTTTCCAAATCTTAA